The following proteins are co-located in the Triticum aestivum cultivar Chinese Spring chromosome 1A, IWGSC CS RefSeq v2.1, whole genome shotgun sequence genome:
- the LOC123073364 gene encoding probable inactive methyltransferase Os04g0175900: protein MDNNTVGGSRINPAAGDDDEGTWLHAWGLITSFAVSMTLKAAIELGIFDALSNAGSLAITADELAARLPAVDKAGGSAPVDRIMRLLASFDVVKCVTGAGPSGEAIRQYKPSPVCRWLSSNHGGPSLASYAMFTTDQDFLMAWQQLGAAVGGGQTAFKRTHGVPMGEHLGRNPRVLGVVDKAMVQISVMVTSKLLERFHGFDDVAVLVDVGGGTGSTLEMITSRYKHIRGINFDLPHVISLSPSILGVEHIAGNMFDNVPTGDVIFLKTVLHMFDDNDCIKILKNCRQALSDKGRLIAVEFVLPATPELTRAAQNLYILDVMMLNNSEGGKERTAQEFLKLVRESGFSGTFQSTYIFGNFWALEFTK, encoded by the exons ATGGATAACAATACTGTGGGCGGAAGTAGGATTAATCCGGCCGCTGGTGACGACGACGAGGGGACATGGTTACATGCGTGGGGGCTCATCACCAGCTTCGCGGTCTCCATGACCCTGAAAGCAGCAATCGAGCTGGGCATCTTTGACGCGCTCAGCAACGCCGGCAGCCTCGCGATTACGGCGGATGAATTAGCCGCGCGGCTCCcagccgtggacaaggccggcgggtcggctccggtggaccgcatcatgCGGCTGCTTGCCTCCTTCGACGTCGTCAAGTGCGTGACGGGGGCAGGTCCAAGCGGCGAGGCGATCAGGCAGTACAAGCCCTCGCCGGTGTGTCGGTGGCTCAGCAGCAACCACGGTGGCCCGTCGTTGGCGTCCTATGCTATGTTCACTACGGACCAGGACTTCTTGATGGCCTG GCAGCAGCTGGGGGCAGCAGTAGGAGGCGGACAAACGGCGTTCAAGAGGACGCATGGGGTTCCTATGGGCGAGCACTTGGGGAGAAACCCTCGGGTACTCGGGGTGGTCGACAAGGCCATGGTGCAGATCTCAGTGATGGTGACCAGCAAGTTGTTGGAGCGCTTCCATGGGTTCGACGATGTGGCCGTGCTCGTCGATGTTGGTGGCGGCACCGGTTCTACCCTGGAGATGATCACCTCCAGGTACAAGCATATCAGGGGCATCAACTTCGATCTGCCTCATGTCATCTCCCTCTCGCCGTCTATTCTCG GTGTCGAACATATAGCTGGAAATATGTTTGATAATGTTCCCACTGGAGATGTGATTTTCTtaaag ACGGTACTCCATATGTTTGATGACAATGACTGCATAAAGATTCTAAAAAATTGCCGTCAAGCTTTGTCAGACAAGGGGCGGCTGATCGCTGTTGAGTTTGTCTTGCCGGCTACTCCAGAGTTGACAAGGGCAGCACAAAATCTCTACATTCTCGATGTGATGATGTTAAATAACTCTGAGGGAGGGAAGGAAAGAACTGCACAAGAGTTTCTGAAGCTGGTTAGGGAATCAGGTTTCAGCGGCACCTTCCAGTCAACTTACATTTTTGGAAACTTTTGGGCTCTCGAATTTACCAAATAG